A region of Pyxidicoccus parkwaysis DNA encodes the following proteins:
- a CDS encoding protein kinase domain-containing protein: MAEVSIGGECAACGRWHGAEAPCSTLVRADAEGGETPRPRCAPVGDEVDPLVGQRFGSFRLVRRLGRGGMGSVYLGEHVSIGSKVAVKVLHDHLAMYPELVQRFHAEARAVNLIGHENIVSIFDLNAAPPRPYLIMEYLDGAPLSAWVGTPLPAAAVVAVLAQVCDALQAAHARGIVHRDLKPDNVFLVRRGRHSPFVKVLDFGIAKLLDARMPQTHAGIIVGTPEYMAPEQSVGRRLDGRADLYSVGVIAYQLVTGRLPFNDEGIAAQLVAHQTRTPPPPRSVYPGVPPAVERVILRALAKAPEDRYATASMLRAAMEAAVAEDARAAQSGAGALGATPPAGSASTPRSGGVAPSAPGAEARPGSGGAGSGDGGSASKKGQGAPVSSAPPARASSEGEDTGQGAPVSSAPPARAVSGHDAAVQGSPVPPARAVSGHDAAAQGSPVPSARAGSGHDAVKGSPVPSARAGSGHDAAAQGSPVPPAHAVTPPRPRSVELPVQVVLRQGEAPVRLTGSDLSRGGLFLRSEGSLPPLCARLSVVLELESGPQSVLCEVVRQVPPEQARVWGMPTGFGVQFVEATAALKAAVDQLLRGEPVRRPTPGPPGDDTEAVRVLEAWRQRSAGNHYAVLGLPADADMETVRARTREAWSSLEALRQRPLSPSQRAQLDAVRVRVREAGDALGAPVQRALYDAERGNHLGVARCLEGGLTAEQLASLRHEFLVRHPRAAGPARVHFLSGGGLERDGQLARALEHYERGLALDPLEPGLLQRYRIVRRALAARAVTPRNDRARPL; this comes from the coding sequence ATGGCCGAGGTGAGCATTGGTGGGGAGTGTGCGGCGTGCGGCCGGTGGCACGGGGCGGAGGCGCCTTGCTCGACGCTCGTGCGCGCGGACGCGGAAGGCGGGGAGACGCCTCGGCCGCGGTGTGCTCCGGTGGGAGACGAGGTGGATCCGCTGGTGGGCCAGCGGTTCGGCAGTTTCCGCCTGGTGCGCCGGCTGGGACGGGGCGGCATGGGCTCGGTGTACCTGGGCGAGCACGTGTCGATTGGCAGCAAGGTGGCGGTGAAGGTGCTGCACGACCACCTGGCCATGTACCCGGAGCTGGTGCAGCGCTTCCACGCGGAGGCGCGGGCCGTGAATCTCATCGGCCACGAGAACATCGTCAGCATCTTCGACCTGAACGCCGCGCCGCCACGCCCGTACCTCATCATGGAGTATCTGGATGGCGCGCCGCTGTCCGCGTGGGTGGGCACGCCGCTGCCGGCCGCGGCGGTGGTGGCGGTGCTGGCGCAGGTGTGTGACGCGCTCCAGGCCGCGCACGCGCGAGGCATCGTCCACCGCGACCTCAAGCCGGACAACGTCTTCCTCGTGCGGCGCGGGCGGCACTCGCCCTTCGTGAAGGTGCTGGACTTCGGCATCGCCAAGCTGCTCGACGCGCGCATGCCGCAGACGCATGCGGGCATCATCGTGGGCACGCCCGAGTACATGGCGCCGGAGCAGTCCGTGGGCCGGCGGCTGGACGGGCGCGCGGACCTGTACTCGGTGGGCGTCATCGCCTACCAGCTCGTCACCGGGCGGCTGCCCTTCAACGACGAGGGCATCGCCGCGCAGCTCGTGGCCCACCAGACGCGGACGCCGCCTCCGCCGCGCTCGGTCTACCCGGGGGTGCCGCCCGCCGTGGAGCGCGTCATCCTGCGCGCCCTCGCCAAGGCGCCCGAGGACCGCTACGCGACGGCGTCCATGCTCCGCGCCGCGATGGAGGCCGCCGTCGCGGAGGATGCACGGGCCGCGCAGTCGGGAGCGGGCGCTCTCGGTGCGACGCCGCCCGCCGGGAGCGCCTCCACTCCGCGCTCCGGGGGCGTGGCACCGTCCGCTCCGGGCGCGGAGGCGCGGCCCGGGTCCGGCGGGGCGGGCTCCGGTGATGGCGGAAGCGCATCGAAGAAGGGGCAGGGGGCGCCCGTCTCGTCCGCGCCTCCAGCGCGCGCCTCCAGCGAGGGTGAAGACACGGGGCAGGGTGCGCCCGTCTCGTCCGCGCCTCCCGCGCGAGCCGTCTCCGGCCATGACGCCGCCGTACAGGGCTCCCCGGTGCCTCCGGCGCGAGCCGTCTCCGGCCATGATGCCGCTGCACAGGGCTCCCCGGTGCCCTCGGCACGGGCCGGCTCCGGCCATGACGCGGTGAAGGGCTCTCCGGTGCCTTCTGCGCGGGCCGGCTCCGGCCATGACGCCGCCGCGCAGGGCTCCCCGGTGCCTCCCGCCCACGCGGTGACGCCTCCCCGGCCCCGCTCGGTGGAGCTGCCGGTACAGGTGGTGCTGCGCCAGGGCGAGGCGCCCGTGCGACTGACGGGCTCGGACCTGTCCCGGGGTGGCCTGTTCCTTCGCAGCGAGGGCTCGCTGCCGCCGCTGTGCGCGCGGCTGTCCGTGGTGCTGGAGCTGGAGTCCGGCCCGCAGTCGGTGCTGTGCGAAGTCGTCCGCCAGGTGCCTCCCGAGCAGGCCCGCGTCTGGGGCATGCCCACCGGCTTCGGCGTGCAGTTCGTGGAGGCCACCGCCGCCCTCAAGGCCGCGGTGGATCAGCTCCTCAGGGGCGAGCCCGTGCGCCGCCCCACGCCCGGTCCCCCGGGTGACGACACCGAGGCGGTCCGGGTGCTGGAGGCCTGGCGCCAGCGCTCGGCCGGGAACCACTACGCCGTGCTCGGCCTGCCCGCGGACGCGGACATGGAGACGGTGCGGGCCCGGACGCGCGAGGCCTGGAGCTCGCTGGAGGCCCTGCGCCAGCGGCCCCTGTCGCCCTCGCAGCGCGCGCAGCTCGACGCGGTGCGGGTGCGCGTGCGCGAGGCTGGCGACGCGCTCGGCGCTCCCGTGCAGCGGGCGCTGTACGACGCGGAGCGCGGCAACCACCTGGGCGTGGCGCGGTGCCTGGAAGGAGGGCTCACGGCGGAGCAGCTGGCGTCGCTGCGGCACGAGTTCCTCGTCCGCCACCCGCGGGCCGCGGGCCCCGCGCGCGTGCATTTCCTCTCGGGGGGCGGCCTGGAGCGCGACGGCCAGCTGGCCCGGGCACTGGAGCACTACGAGCGCGGCCTGGCGCTGGACCCGCTGGAGCCGGGCCTCCTGCAGCGCTACCGCATCGTCCGCCGCGCCCTGGCGGCCCGGGCCGTGACGCCCAGAAACGACAGGGCCCGGCCCCTCTGA
- the gatB gene encoding Asp-tRNA(Asn)/Glu-tRNA(Gln) amidotransferase subunit GatB encodes MPVSDFQPVIGLEVHAQLLTQSKIFCGCSTAFGAEPNRNTCPVCLGMPGVLPVLNQRVVEFAVRTGLALECTVKKTSVWSRKNYFYPDLPKGYQITQYDLPICEHGRLVIDTPQGEKVIRVRRIHMEEDAGKNVHDADVGQSLVDLNRAGVPLLEIVSEPDLRDADEAVEYLKVMRDVLVYLGVNDGNLEEGSFRCDANVSVMPKGSSTYGQRCELKNLNSFRFLKQAIEYEISRQVDVIESGGKVDQETRLWDVNKGVTRSMRSKEEAHDYRYFPEPDLPPLHVSDAAIDAAAKALPELPRAKLTRFMSQYGLPAYDARILVAERPLADFFEACAAHYADAKKLSNWFLGELMRLLKEEGTPLSSVRFTPVQLAELLGAVDKGTVSANAGKDVLGEMFRTGKAPADIIAEKGLAQVSDTGAIEAVVDDILAKNAGEVEKYRAGKKQVFGFFVGQVMRAMKGKGNPALVNDLLKKKLGD; translated from the coding sequence ATGCCCGTGAGCGATTTCCAGCCCGTCATCGGCCTCGAGGTCCACGCGCAGCTCCTCACGCAGTCGAAGATTTTCTGCGGCTGCTCCACTGCCTTCGGCGCCGAGCCCAATCGCAACACGTGCCCCGTGTGCCTGGGCATGCCGGGCGTGCTGCCGGTGCTCAACCAGCGCGTGGTGGAGTTCGCCGTGCGCACCGGCCTCGCACTGGAGTGCACCGTCAAGAAGACGAGCGTGTGGAGCCGGAAGAACTACTTCTATCCGGACCTGCCGAAGGGCTACCAGATTACGCAGTATGACTTGCCCATCTGCGAGCACGGGCGGCTCGTCATCGACACGCCGCAGGGCGAGAAGGTCATCCGCGTCCGCCGCATCCACATGGAGGAGGACGCGGGGAAGAATGTGCACGACGCGGACGTGGGCCAGAGCCTCGTCGACCTGAACCGCGCGGGTGTGCCGCTGCTGGAAATCGTGAGCGAGCCCGACCTTCGCGATGCGGACGAGGCGGTGGAGTACCTCAAGGTGATGCGTGACGTGCTCGTGTACCTGGGCGTCAACGACGGCAACCTGGAGGAGGGGAGCTTCCGGTGTGACGCCAACGTGTCGGTGATGCCGAAGGGCTCGTCCACGTATGGGCAGCGCTGCGAGCTGAAGAACCTCAACTCGTTCCGCTTCCTCAAGCAGGCCATCGAGTACGAGATTTCGCGGCAGGTGGACGTCATCGAGTCCGGTGGCAAGGTGGACCAGGAGACGCGCCTGTGGGACGTGAACAAGGGCGTCACCCGCTCCATGCGCAGCAAGGAGGAGGCGCACGACTACCGGTACTTCCCGGAGCCGGACCTGCCGCCGCTGCACGTGAGCGACGCGGCCATCGACGCGGCGGCCAAGGCGCTGCCGGAGTTGCCGCGCGCGAAGCTGACGCGCTTCATGAGCCAGTACGGGCTGCCCGCATATGACGCGCGCATCCTCGTCGCCGAGCGTCCGCTGGCGGATTTCTTCGAGGCGTGCGCGGCGCACTATGCGGACGCGAAGAAGCTCTCCAACTGGTTCCTGGGCGAGCTGATGCGGCTGCTGAAGGAGGAGGGCACGCCGCTGTCCTCGGTGCGCTTCACGCCGGTGCAATTGGCGGAGTTGCTGGGCGCGGTGGACAAGGGCACGGTGTCCGCGAACGCGGGCAAGGACGTGCTCGGGGAGATGTTCCGCACCGGCAAGGCGCCCGCGGACATCATCGCGGAGAAGGGGCTCGCGCAGGTCAGCGACACGGGCGCGATTGAGGCGGTGGTGGACGACATCCTCGCGAAGAACGCGGGCGAGGTGGAGAAGTACCGCGCCGGCAAGAAGCAGGTGTTCGGCTTCTTCGTGGGCCAGGTGATGCGGGCCATGAAGGGCAAGGGCAACCCGGCCCTCGTCAACGACTTGCTGAAGAAGAAGCTCGGTGACTAG
- a CDS encoding TFIIB-type zinc ribbon-containing protein, with protein sequence MADARTDKPSNSEEEYFAREEIEKKRKLAIQQAAETAAKQREELKQLHYMKCPKCGMDLHTLKHGNIEIETCFNCHGVFLDAGELDQIIKLHGHEGSGKWMGAVLNLFKGK encoded by the coding sequence ATGGCCGACGCCCGTACCGACAAGCCGTCCAACTCCGAGGAGGAGTACTTCGCTCGCGAGGAGATTGAAAAGAAGCGCAAGCTGGCCATCCAGCAGGCAGCCGAGACGGCGGCGAAGCAGCGTGAGGAGCTGAAGCAGCTGCACTACATGAAGTGCCCCAAGTGCGGCATGGACCTGCACACGCTGAAGCACGGCAACATCGAAATCGAGACCTGCTTCAACTGCCACGGCGTCTTCCTGGACGCGGGCGAGCTGGACCAGATCATCAAGCTCCACGGCCACGAGGGCAGCGGCAAGTGGATGGGCGCCGTCCTCAACCTCTTCAAGGGCAAGTAG
- the gatA gene encoding Asp-tRNA(Asn)/Glu-tRNA(Gln) amidotransferase subunit GatA, which produces MQLTDLTMLELAAKLAERAVSSEEATRACLERIRQVDPQVRAFLRVDEEGALAAARASDARRKAGSPASALDGVPLGLKDIFLTEGVETTAGSRILEGFVPPFDATVVRLLKNAGLPLVGKLNMDEFAMGSSNESSAYFPTHNPWDLSRTPGGSSGGSSAAVAAREVFGALGTDTGGSIRQPAAFTNTVGLKPTYGRVSRFGVIAYASSLDQPGPMTRTVGDAAALLQLIARHDPQDATSAAVEAQDYSADLEAGVRGLKLGVPREYFTEGMDPEVEVSIRETLREYERLGATLVDVSLPHTKYALATYYLIASSEASSNLARYDGIRYGLRAKDARGLKELYAQTREKGFGPEVKRRIMLGTYALSAGYYDAYYLRAQKVRTLIREDFTKAFQQVDAVLSPTSPVPAFKLGEKLDDPLSMYLMDVFTLPCNLAGLPGLAVPCGFTKAGLPVGLQILGRPFDEARLLRIARALEREHDFFLRPAPLQG; this is translated from the coding sequence ATGCAGCTCACGGACCTCACGATGTTGGAGCTGGCGGCGAAGCTGGCCGAGCGGGCGGTCTCCTCCGAAGAGGCCACCCGCGCGTGCCTGGAGCGCATCCGCCAGGTGGACCCCCAAGTCCGCGCCTTCCTGCGCGTGGACGAGGAGGGCGCCCTCGCCGCCGCCCGCGCCAGTGACGCGCGCCGCAAGGCCGGCAGTCCCGCCAGCGCCCTGGACGGCGTGCCGCTGGGGCTCAAGGACATCTTCCTCACCGAGGGCGTGGAGACCACCGCGGGCTCGCGCATCCTGGAGGGCTTCGTCCCGCCCTTCGACGCCACGGTGGTGCGCCTCTTGAAGAACGCGGGCCTGCCGCTGGTGGGCAAGCTGAACATGGACGAGTTCGCGATGGGCTCTTCCAACGAGTCCAGCGCGTACTTCCCCACGCACAACCCATGGGACCTGTCGCGCACGCCGGGCGGCTCGTCGGGTGGTTCCTCGGCCGCGGTGGCGGCGCGCGAGGTGTTCGGCGCGCTGGGCACGGACACGGGCGGCTCCATCCGCCAGCCCGCGGCCTTCACCAACACCGTGGGCCTCAAGCCCACCTATGGGCGCGTGTCGCGCTTCGGCGTCATCGCCTACGCCTCGTCGCTGGACCAGCCGGGCCCCATGACGCGCACGGTGGGGGACGCGGCGGCGCTGCTGCAATTGATTGCACGGCATGACCCGCAGGACGCCACGTCCGCGGCGGTGGAGGCGCAGGACTACTCCGCGGACCTGGAGGCCGGGGTTCGCGGCCTGAAGCTGGGCGTGCCTCGCGAGTACTTCACCGAGGGCATGGACCCGGAGGTGGAGGTCTCCATCCGCGAGACCCTGCGCGAGTACGAGCGGCTGGGCGCGACGCTGGTGGACGTGTCGCTGCCGCACACGAAGTACGCGCTGGCCACGTACTACCTCATCGCCTCGTCGGAGGCGTCCAGCAACCTGGCCCGCTACGACGGCATCCGCTACGGCCTGCGGGCGAAGGACGCGCGCGGGCTGAAGGAACTGTACGCGCAGACGCGTGAGAAGGGCTTCGGGCCCGAGGTGAAGCGCCGCATCATGCTGGGGACGTACGCGCTGTCCGCCGGCTACTACGACGCCTACTACCTGCGCGCGCAGAAGGTCCGCACGCTCATCCGCGAGGACTTCACCAAGGCCTTCCAGCAGGTGGACGCGGTGTTGTCTCCCACCTCGCCGGTGCCGGCCTTCAAGCTGGGCGAGAAGCTGGACGACCCGCTGTCCATGTACCTCATGGACGTCTTCACGCTGCCGTGCAACCTGGCGGGCCTGCCCGGCCTGGCCGTGCCGTGTGGCTTCACGAAGGCGGGCCTGCCGGTGGGCCTGCAGATTCTGGGGCGGCCCTTCGACGAGGCCCGCCTGCTGCGCATCGCCCGCGCCCTGGAGCGCGAGCACGACTTCTTCCTCCGCCCGGCGCCCCTTCAGGGTTAG
- a CDS encoding carbon-nitrogen hydrolase family protein, which produces MDTSPPASHVEFFAVQPRVALEDYASRESFTARHRALAARVDALRARDAHGQPLHPALAVWPEMVGAALGLMGHLPRVRRCRTTNTAMTRVALAEWWAMLNTWRRLHPPTMGECLYAAVAPRVHRAMWETFSGIAKDFGLWVVAGSALLPANRLGEDTSEFEARGARTYNTSYTFSPEGHCVAVTRKVNLVPTQEDVLHLSPGRPEDLPVLQTPFGRLGTLVCYDGFREPHTAKEPYFVPCAQYLDSLGVDVIAQPSANAWPWDAPWAFNDTAAGESQLRREQWFNEGLYTQLKALTRVRYAVNPQLVGGFFDNVFEAPSLILERPAPGEVRVLAQSQTPRDEDVLHVTVPL; this is translated from the coding sequence TTGGATACCTCACCGCCCGCCTCCCACGTCGAGTTCTTCGCCGTCCAGCCGCGCGTCGCGCTGGAGGACTACGCCTCTCGTGAGTCCTTCACCGCGCGCCACCGCGCACTGGCCGCGAGGGTGGATGCATTGCGCGCGAGGGACGCCCACGGGCAGCCCCTCCACCCTGCCCTCGCGGTGTGGCCGGAGATGGTGGGCGCGGCGCTGGGCCTCATGGGGCACCTGCCCCGCGTGCGCCGCTGCCGCACCACGAATACCGCGATGACGCGCGTGGCCCTCGCGGAGTGGTGGGCCATGTTGAACACGTGGCGCCGCCTGCATCCTCCGACGATGGGGGAGTGCCTCTACGCCGCCGTGGCGCCGCGCGTGCACCGCGCCATGTGGGAGACGTTCTCCGGCATCGCGAAGGACTTCGGCCTGTGGGTGGTGGCCGGCAGCGCGCTGCTCCCCGCCAACCGCCTGGGCGAGGACACGTCGGAGTTCGAGGCCAGAGGCGCGCGCACGTACAACACCAGCTACACCTTCTCTCCCGAGGGCCACTGCGTCGCGGTGACGCGCAAGGTGAACCTGGTGCCCACGCAGGAGGACGTGCTGCACCTGAGCCCCGGGCGGCCGGAAGACTTGCCCGTGCTCCAGACGCCCTTCGGCAGGCTGGGCACGCTCGTCTGCTACGACGGCTTCCGCGAGCCACACACCGCGAAGGAGCCCTACTTCGTCCCCTGCGCGCAGTACCTCGACTCGCTCGGCGTGGACGTCATCGCGCAGCCCTCCGCCAACGCGTGGCCGTGGGATGCGCCGTGGGCCTTCAACGACACAGCCGCGGGAGAGTCCCAGCTCCGCCGTGAGCAGTGGTTCAACGAGGGGCTCTACACCCAGCTCAAGGCCCTCACCCGCGTGCGCTACGCCGTGAATCCGCAGCTTGTCGGAGGCTTCTTCGACAACGTCTTCGAGGCACCCTCACTCATCCTGGAGCGCCCCGCGCCGGGCGAGGTGCGAGTGCTCGCCCAATCACAGACGCCCCGGGACGAGGACGTGCTCCACGTCACCGTGCCGCTCTAG
- a CDS encoding isopenicillin N synthase family dioxygenase, translating into MSSTARRIPVVDLSHYRTGTPQQRARFVQVFGEGLKEFGFVTVEGHGVDDGLIRRTYSDVERFFALPEAVKARYADTERGGQRGYIGYGQEHAKNRKVGDLKEFWHVGRELPEGHRYHDVYGANVWPEEVSTFREHTLSLFRALDGAAGVMLQALAEYFGVERDTFSGMATDGNSVLRLIHYPPLKERFIPGGVRAAEHEDINLITLLCEGTAGGLELLTRDGEWLPVDTLRGQIVVDSGDMLSRVTNNVIPATTHRVVNPRSTAEDTVRYSMPFFVHPYADCVLEPLPCTQTPDNPARHAPITADAFLKQRLREIGLLK; encoded by the coding sequence ATGTCTTCCACCGCACGTCGCATCCCCGTCGTCGACCTCTCCCACTACCGCACCGGTACGCCCCAGCAGCGCGCCCGCTTCGTGCAGGTGTTCGGCGAAGGCCTGAAGGAATTCGGCTTCGTCACCGTGGAGGGCCACGGCGTCGATGACGGGCTCATCCGCCGCACCTACTCGGACGTGGAGCGCTTCTTCGCGCTGCCCGAGGCGGTGAAGGCCCGCTACGCGGACACGGAGCGGGGCGGCCAGCGCGGCTACATCGGCTACGGCCAGGAGCACGCGAAGAACCGCAAGGTGGGGGACTTGAAGGAGTTCTGGCACGTGGGCCGCGAGCTGCCGGAGGGCCACCGCTACCACGACGTCTACGGCGCCAACGTGTGGCCGGAAGAGGTGTCCACCTTCCGCGAGCACACGCTGTCCCTCTTCCGCGCGCTGGACGGCGCGGCGGGGGTGATGCTCCAGGCGCTGGCGGAGTACTTCGGCGTGGAGCGCGACACGTTCAGCGGCATGGCCACGGATGGGAACTCGGTGCTGCGGCTCATCCACTACCCGCCGCTGAAGGAGCGCTTCATCCCCGGTGGCGTGCGCGCCGCCGAGCACGAGGACATCAACCTCATCACGCTCCTGTGCGAGGGCACGGCGGGCGGGCTGGAGCTGCTCACGCGCGACGGCGAGTGGCTGCCGGTGGACACGCTGCGCGGGCAGATTGTCGTGGACTCGGGCGACATGCTCAGCCGCGTGACGAACAACGTCATCCCCGCCACCACGCACCGCGTGGTGAATCCGCGCAGCACGGCCGAGGACACGGTGCGCTACTCCATGCCGTTCTTCGTCCACCCGTACGCGGACTGCGTGCTGGAGCCGCTGCCGTGCACGCAGACGCCGGACAACCCGGCACGCCATGCGCCCATCACCGCCGACGCGTTCCTCAAACAGCGCTTGCGGGAAATCGGCCTGCTGAAGTAG
- the gatC gene encoding Asp-tRNA(Asn)/Glu-tRNA(Gln) amidotransferase subunit GatC: MALTLEQVRHVATLARLALTPEEEQRFTTQLSAVLDAVTQLQSLDVEAVEPTSHATLAASLLREDVLRPSLPPEKSLANAPAKSGTSFAVPKIIE, encoded by the coding sequence ATGGCCCTCACGCTCGAGCAGGTGCGCCACGTGGCCACACTGGCGCGGCTGGCGCTGACTCCGGAGGAGGAGCAGCGCTTCACCACGCAGCTGTCCGCCGTGCTGGACGCGGTGACGCAGCTCCAGTCGCTCGACGTGGAGGCCGTGGAGCCCACCTCCCATGCCACGCTCGCGGCCTCGCTGTTGCGCGAGGACGTGCTGCGGCCGTCGCTGCCGCCGGAGAAGTCCCTGGCCAACGCGCCGGCGAAGTCGGGCACCAGCTTCGCCGTGCCCAAAATCATCGAGTAG